A genomic region of Rhodococcus pyridinivorans contains the following coding sequences:
- the pknB gene encoding Stk1 family PASTA domain-containing Ser/Thr kinase — MTTPRKLSSRYELGEILGFGGMSEVHLARDLRLGRDVAIKVLRADLARDPTFYLRFRREAQNAAALNHPAIVAVYDTGEAETEAGPLPYIVMEYVEGDTLRDIVRADGPMTPKRAMEIIADVCAALDFSHRNMIVHRDVKPANVMINKAGAVKVMDFGIARAISDAASPMTQTAAVIGTAQYLSPEQARGEQVDARSDVYSVGCVLFEILTGEPPFKGDSPVAVAYQHVREDPPLPSSVNSSVPPELDSVILKAMAKNPANRYQSAAEMRSDLIRVLSGQRPSAPMVMTDEDRTTLIDSVDNNTGRHGRVAAAGAAGAPAEDSGGGSVLKKVLLGIAALAVVGIVGVFLWSLGPGSTAAQVTVPDVRNVSAELAESQLQNAGFRVSIQQKSDPVVANGNVINTRPVPGSQAEEGSTVTLEVSTGPEQVQIPRLEGMTQERAAQELSAAGLRLDPNVGRAPSNADDEDLVVDQSPGAGASVDRDSPITITLGSGPELVRVPNVVGQTVEVASDNIEGAGFEVVVENIDSSETEGTVVSTSPAGGASTEQGSTVTVRVSNGDRIEMPVVTNRSVSDALAALRGAGWTGNASQLQQTREATLDVDLVGTVITQAQPPGSEISKNQPLTVGVGVLGIR, encoded by the coding sequence ATGACCACACCCCGCAAGCTCTCCTCCCGCTACGAGCTGGGTGAGATCCTCGGCTTCGGCGGTATGTCCGAGGTGCACCTCGCGCGGGATCTGCGGCTCGGCCGGGATGTGGCCATCAAGGTGTTGCGCGCCGACCTCGCACGCGACCCCACGTTCTACCTGCGCTTTCGGCGCGAAGCGCAGAATGCCGCTGCGCTGAACCATCCGGCGATCGTCGCCGTCTACGACACCGGTGAGGCCGAGACCGAGGCCGGGCCGCTCCCGTACATCGTCATGGAGTACGTCGAGGGCGACACGCTGCGCGACATCGTGCGCGCCGACGGGCCGATGACCCCCAAGCGGGCGATGGAGATCATCGCCGACGTGTGCGCGGCCCTGGACTTCAGCCACCGCAACATGATCGTGCACCGCGACGTGAAGCCGGCCAACGTCATGATCAACAAGGCCGGCGCGGTGAAGGTCATGGACTTCGGCATCGCCCGGGCCATCTCCGACGCCGCGAGCCCGATGACGCAGACCGCCGCGGTGATCGGCACCGCACAGTACCTCTCCCCGGAGCAGGCGCGCGGTGAACAGGTCGACGCCCGGTCCGACGTGTACTCGGTGGGCTGCGTCCTGTTCGAGATCCTCACCGGCGAGCCCCCCTTCAAAGGCGACTCGCCCGTCGCGGTGGCCTACCAGCACGTGCGGGAGGATCCGCCGCTGCCGTCATCGGTGAATTCGTCGGTGCCGCCCGAGCTCGACTCGGTGATCCTCAAGGCGATGGCGAAGAACCCCGCGAACCGCTACCAGTCGGCCGCGGAGATGCGCAGCGACCTGATCCGCGTGCTGAGCGGGCAGCGTCCGAGTGCGCCGATGGTGATGACCGACGAGGACCGCACGACGCTGATCGACTCCGTCGACAACAACACGGGGCGGCACGGCCGCGTCGCGGCCGCCGGAGCCGCCGGGGCACCCGCCGAGGATTCCGGCGGCGGCTCAGTTCTCAAAAAGGTGCTGCTCGGCATCGCCGCGCTCGCCGTGGTCGGTATCGTCGGCGTCTTCCTGTGGTCGCTCGGACCCGGTTCGACGGCCGCCCAGGTCACGGTGCCCGACGTCCGCAACGTCTCCGCCGAGCTCGCCGAGAGCCAGCTGCAGAACGCCGGCTTCCGGGTCTCGATCCAGCAGAAGAGCGATCCGGTCGTCGCGAACGGCAACGTCATCAACACCCGTCCCGTGCCCGGGAGCCAGGCCGAGGAGGGTTCGACCGTCACCCTCGAGGTCTCGACAGGACCGGAACAGGTGCAGATCCCGCGGCTCGAAGGCATGACGCAGGAACGCGCAGCCCAGGAGCTGTCCGCCGCCGGTCTCCGGCTCGACCCGAACGTCGGACGTGCTCCGTCGAATGCCGACGACGAGGACCTCGTCGTCGACCAGAGCCCCGGTGCGGGAGCCAGCGTCGACCGCGACAGCCCCATCACCATCACTTTGGGATCCGGCCCCGAACTGGTGCGCGTCCCCAACGTCGTGGGCCAGACCGTCGAGGTGGCGAGCGACAACATCGAGGGTGCCGGTTTCGAGGTCGTCGTCGAGAACATCGACTCCAGCGAGACCGAGGGCACCGTCGTGTCGACGAGTCCGGCCGGTGGCGCCTCCACCGAACAGGGGTCGACGGTGACGGTGCGGGTGTCCAACGGCGACCGCATCGAGATGCCCGTCGTCACCAACCGGTCGGTGTCGGATGCACTCGCCGCTCTGCGCGGCGCCGGCTGGACGGGCAACGCCTCTCAGCTCCAGCAGACGCGTGAGGCCACACTCGATGTCGATCTCGTCGGCACCGTGATCACGCAGGCCCAGCCGCCGGGTTCGGAGATCTCGAAAAACCAGCCCCTCACCGTGGGCGTCGGTGTGCTCGGCATCCGCTGA
- a CDS encoding aminodeoxychorismate/anthranilate synthase component II, whose translation MRILVVDNYDSFVFNLVQYLGQLGTTADVWRNDDERLTAPGALARVAKEYDGILLSPGPGTPERAGASIDLVKACADSSTPLLGVCLGHQSIGVAFGATVDRAPELLHGKTSLVRHNGAGVLAGLPDPFTATRYHSLTVLPETMPAELEPTGHTETGIVMALRHAELPIHGVQFHPESVLTQGGHRMLANWLAACGEAPDETLVARLEAQMARALDGGAA comes from the coding sequence ATGCGCATTCTCGTCGTCGACAACTACGACAGCTTCGTCTTCAACCTGGTCCAGTATCTGGGGCAGCTCGGAACGACGGCCGACGTGTGGCGCAACGATGACGAGCGGCTCACCGCACCGGGTGCTCTCGCGCGGGTCGCGAAGGAGTACGACGGCATCCTCCTCAGCCCAGGGCCGGGCACACCCGAACGCGCCGGGGCGAGCATCGATCTGGTCAAGGCATGTGCCGACAGCAGCACTCCGCTGCTCGGTGTGTGCCTCGGCCACCAGTCCATCGGTGTCGCGTTCGGCGCGACCGTCGATCGCGCCCCCGAGCTGCTGCACGGCAAGACCAGCCTGGTTCGTCACAACGGTGCCGGTGTGCTCGCGGGCCTGCCCGATCCGTTCACCGCGACCCGCTACCACTCGCTGACCGTGCTGCCCGAGACGATGCCCGCCGAACTCGAGCCCACCGGCCACACGGAGACCGGCATCGTCATGGCCCTGCGTCACGCCGAGCTGCCGATCCACGGTGTGCAGTTCCACCCCGAATCGGTGCTCACCCAGGGCGGTCACCGCATGCTCGCGAACTGGCTCGCGGCCTGCGGCGAGGCACCGGACGAGACGCTCGTCGCGCGCCTCGAGGCGCAGATGGCACGCGCGCTCGACGGCGGAGCCGCCTGA
- a CDS encoding DUF881 domain-containing protein: MSERRLRAPVWGVATLVVCLVAGLLVGTTRGVSEGDELRAGDSPRLSDLVRAAQEKADELAATRDDLTTRIDELQDRAAVNDEDVAAVLDDLSAIEDPAGLVARRGPGVTVTLTDAPRDANGRYPSGASPDDLVVHQQDVQSVLNAMWAGGAEAVAMQDQRIVATSAPRCIGNTLLLHGRTYSPPYVVTALGDPARLQAALDAEPGIRIYKQYAARYQLGYTQQASEDLSVPAYTGSSSAR; this comes from the coding sequence GTGTCGGAACGACGACTGCGCGCGCCCGTGTGGGGTGTCGCGACCCTCGTCGTCTGCCTCGTGGCCGGTCTGCTCGTGGGTACCACCCGCGGAGTGTCCGAAGGCGACGAACTGCGCGCCGGCGACTCCCCGCGACTGTCCGATCTGGTCCGGGCCGCGCAGGAGAAGGCCGACGAACTGGCCGCCACCCGAGACGATCTCACTACCCGCATCGACGAACTCCAGGACCGTGCCGCGGTGAACGACGAGGACGTCGCCGCGGTGCTCGACGACCTGTCCGCGATCGAGGACCCGGCCGGACTCGTGGCCCGCCGCGGTCCGGGCGTGACCGTCACTCTCACCGACGCACCCCGCGACGCCAACGGACGCTATCCGTCCGGTGCCTCACCCGACGATCTCGTCGTGCACCAGCAGGACGTGCAGAGCGTGCTCAACGCGATGTGGGCCGGCGGTGCCGAGGCCGTGGCCATGCAGGATCAGCGGATCGTCGCGACGTCGGCGCCACGCTGCATCGGCAACACGCTGCTGCTGCACGGACGCACCTACTCACCGCCCTATGTCGTCACCGCGCTCGGCGACCCGGCACGGCTGCAGGCCGCGCTCGACGCCGAGCCCGGTATCCGCATCTACAAGCAGTACGCGGCCCGCTATCAACTCGGCTACACGCAGCAGGCGTCGGAGGATCTGTCGGTCCCCGCCTATACCGGTAGTTCGTCCGCGCGCTGA
- the crgA gene encoding cell division protein CrgA translates to MPKSKVRKKDVSATRTVSRTPVKVKGTPSSTLYVTVMLALMVIGLLWLIVYYLAAEQITWMNDLGAWNFLIGFGFMVVGLIMTMNWR, encoded by the coding sequence ATGCCCAAGTCGAAGGTTCGCAAGAAGGACGTCTCCGCGACCCGGACGGTGAGCCGCACACCGGTGAAGGTCAAGGGCACGCCGTCGAGCACGTTGTACGTGACGGTGATGCTCGCCCTGATGGTCATCGGGTTGCTGTGGCTGATCGTCTACTACCTCGCGGCCGAGCAGATCACGTGGATGAACGATCTCGGTGCCTGGAACTTCCTGATCGGTTTCGGGTTCATGGTGGTCGGTCTGATCATGACGATGAACTGGCGCTGA
- a CDS encoding PH domain-containing protein: MPDETPLRWATPPAAIAALSAAGIALAVTAAVAVPDAAGRVLVGFAAVLVLVMVALALRQRPRLEVLPGGTGIATMRLTGRREFLRAALHRVRIVEYPRFGRRVPMLEIDTIDPATGTENLMIFGRWDLGTDPRNVHAALAMRDLAPDQTPS, translated from the coding sequence ATGCCCGACGAGACACCGCTGCGGTGGGCGACGCCGCCCGCCGCGATAGCGGCGTTGTCGGCCGCCGGTATCGCCTTGGCCGTGACCGCCGCGGTTGCGGTTCCCGACGCGGCCGGTCGCGTACTGGTGGGTTTCGCGGCGGTGCTCGTCCTCGTGATGGTCGCGCTCGCGCTGCGGCAGCGTCCGCGTCTCGAAGTGCTCCCCGGAGGAACGGGGATCGCGACGATGCGGTTGACGGGTCGTCGCGAGTTCCTGCGCGCGGCCCTGCACCGCGTGCGGATCGTCGAGTACCCGCGCTTCGGGCGGCGCGTGCCGATGCTCGAGATCGACACGATCGACCCCGCGACCGGCACGGAGAACCTGATGATCTTCGGCCGGTGGGATCTGGGCACCGACCCGCGGAACGTGCACGCCGCGCTGGCGATGCGCGATCTCGCGCCCGATCAGACACCCAGTTGA
- a CDS encoding rhomboid family intramembrane serine protease, which translates to MTNPGWGSAAEGGGPQPQPRCVRHPDRPTLLACSRCGRPACPECLRPASVGQHCVDCVAAAERSTPQARTIAGAPVRSDRPSPIVTYVFIALNVLVFGITAAQSGSVMTNEQGSALFLDWALWPPIIAAHGEYIRILGSGFLHFGLLHLAVNMFALWVIGRDTELVLGRARYLSVYLVSILGGSAAVMFMETGAVTAGASGAVFGLLGAQAVILLRLRRSPAPVLTIVGLNVIISITVPGISLWGHLGGLVAGAAATAALLYAPQYLGAGTDRDRIVRTGWIALVAVVAVTLVAIVLAVVRLRDQLGV; encoded by the coding sequence ATGACGAACCCCGGCTGGGGCTCCGCGGCCGAGGGTGGTGGCCCGCAACCCCAGCCGCGGTGCGTTCGCCATCCCGACCGCCCGACCCTTCTCGCCTGCTCCCGATGCGGCCGGCCCGCGTGCCCCGAGTGCCTGCGTCCCGCCTCGGTCGGTCAGCACTGCGTCGACTGCGTCGCCGCGGCCGAACGGTCGACACCGCAGGCCCGAACCATCGCCGGCGCACCCGTCCGTTCCGATCGGCCCTCGCCGATCGTGACGTACGTGTTCATCGCGCTGAATGTGCTCGTCTTCGGCATCACCGCCGCGCAGTCGGGCAGCGTGATGACCAACGAGCAGGGCTCGGCGCTGTTCCTCGACTGGGCGTTGTGGCCGCCCATCATCGCCGCGCACGGCGAGTACATCCGGATCCTCGGCAGCGGATTCCTGCACTTCGGCCTGCTCCACCTGGCCGTCAACATGTTCGCCCTGTGGGTGATCGGACGCGACACCGAACTCGTGCTCGGACGCGCCCGGTACCTCTCGGTCTACCTCGTGTCGATCCTCGGCGGGTCCGCCGCAGTGATGTTCATGGAGACCGGAGCGGTCACCGCCGGAGCGTCGGGAGCGGTCTTCGGTCTGCTCGGCGCGCAGGCCGTCATCCTGCTGCGCCTGCGTCGCAGCCCGGCACCCGTGCTGACCATCGTCGGCCTCAACGTGATCATCAGCATCACCGTCCCGGGCATCTCCCTGTGGGGTCACCTGGGCGGTCTCGTCGCCGGTGCCGCCGCGACAGCGGCCCTGCTCTACGCCCCGCAGTATCTCGGTGCCGGCACCGACCGGGACCGCATCGTGCGCACCGGATGGATCGCGCTGGTCGCGGTCGTCGCGGTGACGCTGGTCGCGATCGTGCTCGCCGTCGTGCGGCTACGCGATCAACTGGGTGTCTGA
- a CDS encoding peptidylprolyl isomerase, which yields MTSPHQTATATLHTNRGDIAIALFGNHAPKTVENFVGLAQGTKEYKTQNAKGETSGPFYDGAVFHRVIDGFMIQGGDPTGTGRGGPGYQFADEFHPELQFDRGYLLAMANAGPGTNGSQFFITVGPTPHLNRRHTIFGEVVDAESKKVVDAIATTATDRADRPVDDVVINSITIS from the coding sequence GTGACTTCACCGCATCAGACAGCAACGGCCACGCTCCACACGAACCGCGGCGACATCGCGATTGCGCTTTTCGGCAACCACGCGCCGAAGACCGTCGAGAACTTCGTCGGCCTGGCTCAGGGCACCAAGGAGTACAAGACCCAGAACGCCAAGGGCGAGACCAGCGGTCCGTTCTACGACGGCGCGGTCTTCCACCGCGTCATCGACGGCTTCATGATCCAGGGTGGCGACCCCACCGGCACCGGCCGCGGCGGCCCGGGCTACCAGTTCGCCGACGAGTTCCACCCCGAGCTGCAGTTCGACCGCGGCTACCTGCTCGCGATGGCGAACGCCGGCCCGGGCACCAACGGCTCGCAGTTCTTCATCACCGTCGGCCCGACCCCGCACCTCAACCGTCGCCACACCATCTTCGGTGAGGTCGTCGACGCCGAGTCGAAGAAGGTCGTCGACGCGATCGCGACCACCGCCACCGACCGCGCCGATCGCCCGGTCGACGACGTCGTGATCAACAGCATCACCATCTCCTGA
- a CDS encoding acyl-CoA dehydrogenase family protein, translating to MAESADARTPQVTERQAREVAEQARESEWNKPSFAKELFLGRLTLDLVHPFPRPTPDEDSRTEEFLARLRAACSSMDGGRIERDARIPDEYVRELAELGCFGMKIPQEYGGLGLSQVAYNRALTVVACVHPSIGALLSAHQSIGVPEPLKLAGTPEQKQRFLPRCARGAISAFLLTEPDVGSDPARLASTAIPVEDGSAYELEGVKLWTTNGVVAELLVVMARVPKSEGHRGGISAFVVEADSPGITVERRNSFMGLRGIENGVTRLHKVRVPKENLIGREGDGLKIALTTLNAGRLAIPAMCSGAGKWALKIAREWSSERVQWGKPVGEHEAVAAKISFIAATTYALESVVELSGQMNDEQRNDIRIEAALAKLWASEMGCLIADELVQIRGGRGYETAESLAARGERAVPAEQLVRDLRINRIFEGSSEIMRLLVAREAVDAHLRAAGELADPDSTGKEKAQAAVRASGFYARWLPKLVTGKGQLPRTYNEFGFLATHLRYIERSSRKLARSTFYGMARWQAGLEKRENFLGRIVDIGAELFAATAVCVRAERQRVDGHPGADAAFELADAFCKQSRLRVEKLFDALWTNTDAEDRRTAAGVLEGRYEWLERGVLDPSEGTGPWISRWEPGPSTETNVARRIIDTRHSV from the coding sequence ATGGCAGAGAGCGCCGATGCCCGAACCCCACAGGTCACCGAGCGGCAGGCTCGTGAAGTAGCGGAGCAGGCGCGCGAATCCGAGTGGAACAAGCCGTCCTTCGCGAAGGAACTGTTCCTCGGACGGCTCACCCTCGACCTCGTCCACCCCTTCCCGCGACCGACACCCGACGAGGACTCCCGTACCGAGGAGTTCCTCGCACGCCTGCGCGCCGCGTGCAGTTCGATGGACGGCGGCCGCATCGAACGCGACGCGCGGATACCCGACGAATACGTCCGCGAGCTGGCCGAACTCGGCTGCTTCGGCATGAAGATCCCGCAGGAGTACGGCGGCCTCGGGCTGTCGCAGGTCGCCTACAACCGGGCCCTGACGGTCGTCGCCTGCGTGCATCCCAGCATCGGCGCGCTGCTGTCGGCCCATCAGTCGATCGGTGTGCCGGAACCGCTCAAGCTCGCCGGCACCCCTGAGCAGAAGCAGCGCTTCCTGCCGCGATGCGCGCGCGGCGCCATCTCGGCTTTCCTGCTCACCGAACCCGACGTCGGGTCCGACCCCGCCCGACTCGCGTCCACCGCCATCCCGGTCGAGGACGGCAGCGCCTACGAACTCGAGGGCGTCAAGCTGTGGACGACCAACGGGGTGGTCGCCGAACTGCTCGTCGTCATGGCCCGCGTACCGAAGAGCGAAGGCCATCGCGGCGGGATCTCCGCCTTCGTCGTGGAAGCGGATTCACCCGGCATCACCGTCGAACGCCGCAACTCCTTCATGGGCCTGCGCGGCATCGAGAACGGCGTGACCCGGCTGCACAAGGTGCGGGTTCCGAAGGAGAACCTCATCGGACGTGAGGGCGATGGGCTGAAGATCGCGTTGACGACGCTCAACGCCGGTCGCCTCGCCATCCCCGCGATGTGCTCGGGTGCCGGCAAGTGGGCGCTGAAGATCGCCCGCGAATGGTCGTCGGAGCGGGTGCAGTGGGGCAAGCCGGTCGGTGAGCACGAGGCCGTCGCCGCGAAGATCTCGTTCATCGCCGCGACCACCTACGCACTCGAGTCCGTCGTCGAACTGTCGGGCCAGATGAACGACGAACAGCGCAACGACATCCGCATCGAGGCGGCACTGGCGAAGTTGTGGGCGAGCGAGATGGGATGCCTCATCGCCGACGAACTCGTGCAGATCCGCGGCGGACGCGGCTACGAGACCGCCGAGTCGCTGGCGGCGCGCGGCGAACGGGCCGTTCCCGCAGAGCAACTCGTCCGCGACCTGCGGATCAACCGCATCTTCGAGGGGTCGAGCGAGATCATGCGTCTCCTCGTCGCCCGCGAGGCGGTCGACGCCCACCTGCGCGCAGCCGGCGAACTCGCCGACCCCGATTCGACGGGCAAGGAGAAGGCGCAGGCCGCGGTACGGGCGAGTGGGTTCTACGCCCGATGGCTCCCGAAACTCGTCACCGGCAAGGGACAGCTACCGCGGACCTACAACGAATTCGGTTTTCTGGCAACACATCTGAGGTACATCGAACGCAGCTCGCGCAAGCTCGCCCGCTCGACATTCTACGGGATGGCCCGCTGGCAGGCCGGACTCGAGAAGCGGGAGAACTTCCTCGGACGGATCGTCGACATCGGAGCCGAGCTGTTCGCCGCGACCGCCGTGTGCGTGCGCGCCGAACGGCAACGCGTCGACGGGCACCCGGGAGCCGACGCGGCCTTCGAACTGGCCGACGCGTTCTGCAAGCAGTCGCGGCTGCGCGTGGAGAAGTTGTTCGACGCCCTGTGGACGAACACCGACGCCGAGGATCGTCGCACCGCGGCCGGCGTTCTCGAGGGCAGATACGAGTGGCTCGAGCGCGGTGTGCTCGATCCGAGCGAGGGCACCGGTCCGTGGATCTCCCGCTGGGAACCGGGCCCGTCGACCGAGACGAACGTCGCGCGCCGGATCATCGACACCCGTCACTCGGTGTAG
- a CDS encoding lipase family protein: protein MVGRARKWMAAAVTTTVLAGGILGTAATAGAETDFYLPPDPLPTGAPGDVLRTAPSDLALRAPVADGIFPGQGTKLLYRSNDAKGAPNAVSGTYIEPSTPWNGPGDRPLVALAVGTHGQGDQCAPSRNLGALVNYNPPLDFFTEYEVLSINALLLRGIAVVVTDYDGLGTPGHHTYVNRAAEAHAVLDSVRAALKLENASVTENSPVGLFGYSQGGGASGAAAELAPEYAPELNLVGAYVGAPPADLVATLKQIDGTLLTGAIGYTINGLADAYPEIRDEIDAEISDRGRKMLAAVANQCVPETVANFAFQRTGDYTRTGEPLDVVLDRLPQVQKILAEQRIGNRTPAVPVLLQHGTQDDTVPYGQGRQLALDWCDQGATVQFLPNTTPPILPGFIINHAVPMIGGLPDSVAYIEARLRGEPAPSNCGAF, encoded by the coding sequence ATGGTGGGGCGCGCTCGGAAGTGGATGGCCGCGGCGGTGACGACGACCGTCCTTGCTGGCGGAATTCTCGGAACCGCGGCGACAGCGGGAGCCGAGACGGACTTCTATCTCCCGCCCGACCCGCTGCCGACGGGTGCTCCCGGCGACGTCCTGCGCACGGCACCGTCCGATCTGGCATTGCGCGCACCGGTCGCCGACGGCATCTTCCCGGGTCAGGGCACCAAGCTGCTGTACCGCAGCAACGACGCCAAGGGCGCACCCAACGCGGTGAGCGGCACCTACATCGAGCCGTCGACGCCGTGGAACGGTCCCGGCGACCGGCCGCTCGTCGCGCTGGCCGTCGGTACCCACGGTCAGGGTGACCAGTGCGCGCCGTCCCGCAATCTCGGCGCGCTCGTCAACTATAATCCGCCCCTCGACTTCTTCACCGAGTACGAGGTGCTGTCGATCAACGCGCTGCTGCTGCGCGGCATCGCCGTGGTCGTCACCGACTACGACGGTCTCGGTACGCCGGGGCACCACACCTACGTGAACCGCGCCGCCGAAGCCCACGCGGTGCTCGACTCGGTGCGCGCGGCGCTGAAGCTCGAGAACGCGTCGGTGACCGAGAACAGCCCGGTCGGCCTCTTCGGTTACTCGCAGGGCGGCGGCGCGTCGGGCGCTGCGGCCGAGCTCGCTCCCGAGTACGCCCCCGAACTGAACCTCGTCGGCGCCTACGTGGGTGCTCCGCCCGCCGACCTCGTGGCCACGTTGAAGCAGATCGACGGCACGCTGCTCACCGGTGCCATCGGGTACACGATCAACGGTCTGGCCGACGCCTACCCGGAGATCCGCGACGAGATCGACGCCGAGATCAGTGATCGCGGCCGCAAGATGCTCGCGGCCGTGGCGAACCAGTGCGTCCCGGAGACGGTGGCGAATTTCGCATTCCAGCGCACCGGCGACTACACCCGCACGGGTGAGCCCCTCGATGTCGTGCTCGACCGCCTGCCCCAGGTCCAGAAGATCCTCGCGGAGCAGCGCATCGGCAACCGCACGCCTGCCGTGCCCGTCCTCCTCCAGCACGGCACGCAGGACGACACGGTCCCCTACGGTCAGGGCCGTCAGCTGGCGCTGGACTGGTGCGATCAGGGCGCGACGGTGCAGTTCCTGCCCAACACGACGCCGCCGATCCTGCCCGGCTTCATCATCAACCATGCGGTGCCCATGATCGGCGGACTGCCCGACTCCGTCGCGTACATCGAAGCGCGACTGCGCGGTGAGCCCGCACCGTCGAACTGTGGAGCCTTCTGA
- a CDS encoding R2-like ligand-binding oxidase, whose protein sequence is MTEITQIRQGFASLREGGLNWDAFPLRLFAKGNAAHWDPMDIDFSHDAEDWASLNSEQRRSSTYLVALFVAGEEAVTQDILPFLRAMEAEGRLGDEMYLTQFCYEEAKHVQVFRRWMDTVGLTSDLHPFVAENPYYRRLFYEELPHSLRVLDRDPSPANQVRASVTYNHVIEGSLALTGYYAWQKVCTKYGILPGMQEIIRRIGSDERRHMAWGTFTCRRHVAADDSNWNVVLQRMEELLPLATGMIQWQNEQFDEQPYGLDNDEFISYAADRAQRRLGAIESARGRPLEEIDLDFAPAVLEDRFGDEDAAALAAVPAPDRTPAD, encoded by the coding sequence GTGACCGAGATTACACAGATACGTCAGGGTTTCGCGTCGCTGCGGGAAGGCGGCTTGAACTGGGACGCCTTCCCGCTCCGGCTCTTCGCGAAGGGCAACGCAGCGCACTGGGATCCGATGGACATCGACTTCTCCCACGACGCCGAGGACTGGGCGTCGCTCAACTCGGAACAACGCCGCAGTTCGACCTATCTGGTCGCGTTGTTCGTCGCCGGCGAGGAGGCCGTCACGCAGGACATCCTTCCGTTCCTCCGCGCCATGGAAGCGGAGGGCCGGTTGGGTGACGAGATGTACCTGACCCAGTTCTGCTACGAGGAGGCCAAGCACGTGCAGGTGTTCCGTCGCTGGATGGACACCGTGGGACTGACATCCGACCTGCACCCGTTCGTTGCCGAGAATCCCTACTACCGGCGGCTGTTCTACGAGGAACTGCCGCACAGCCTGCGCGTGCTCGATCGAGATCCGTCCCCGGCCAATCAGGTCCGCGCGAGTGTCACCTACAACCACGTCATCGAGGGCAGTCTCGCGCTGACGGGCTACTACGCGTGGCAGAAGGTGTGCACCAAGTACGGGATCCTGCCGGGCATGCAGGAGATCATCCGGCGGATCGGCTCCGACGAGCGCCGGCACATGGCCTGGGGCACGTTCACCTGCCGACGGCATGTGGCAGCGGACGACTCGAACTGGAACGTCGTGTTGCAGCGGATGGAGGAGTTGCTTCCCCTCGCGACCGGAATGATTCAGTGGCAGAACGAGCAGTTCGACGAACAGCCCTACGGTCTCGACAACGACGAGTTCATCTCCTATGCGGCCGACCGGGCACAGAGACGGCTCGGCGCAATAGAATCCGCGCGCGGACGCCCGCTGGAGGAGATCGATCTCGATTTCGCTCCCGCCGTGCTCGAGGACCGTTTCGGGGACGAGGACGCCGCCGCGCTCGCTGCGGTTCCGGCTCCCGACCGCACCCCGGCGGACTGA